The Leclercia sp. AS011 genomic interval AGAAGAAGCCCACCAGAAAATGCACCAGGGACTGGCGGTGCTGGTGGACATCCGCGATCCGCAAAGCTTCGCCATGGGCCATACGCCGGGCGCGTTTCACCTGACCAACGCCTCCCTGAGCGAATTTATGCGCGAGAACGATTTCGAGACCCCGGTGATGGTGATGTGCTATCACGGCAACAGCAGCAAAGGCGCGGCGCAATACCTGCTCCAGCAGGGCTTTGAAGCGGTCTACAGCGTTGACGGCGGATTCGATGCCTGGCACCGTCATTTCCCGGCAGAAGTCGAGCACGCGGACATTTAGGGTATATACTGTCCCCTTTTGTGTGGAATAAGCGACTGCCGCCGATGCTGATGATTACCTCTTTTACCAACCCGCGCGTCGCCCAGGCGTTTGTCGACTATATGGCGACGCAGGGTGTTATCCTCACCATTCAACAACATACCCAGACCGACGTCTGGCTGGCGGATGAGAGCCAGGCCTCCCGGGTCAATGCCGAGCTGGCGCGTTTTCTCAAGAACCCCGGCGATGCGCGCTATCTGGCGGCAAGCTGGCAGGCAGGCCATACCAGCAGCGGGCTGCACTACCAGCGCTTCCCTTTCCTGGCGACCCTGCGCGAACGCGCGGGGCCCTTTACGCTGGGGTTGATGGCGGCCTGTATCCTGGTCTTCATTCTGATGAGCGTGGTGGGCGATCAGCAGGTGATGCTGATGCTGGCCTGGCCATATGACGCCTCCGTTGAGTTTGAGTTCTGGCGCTACTTCACCCACGCGCTGATGCACTTCTCGGTGCTGCATATCCTCTTTAACCTGCTGTGGTGGTGGTATCTCGGCGGGGCGGTGGAGAAGCGGCTCGGCAGCGGCAAGCTCATCGTGTTGACGCTGATCAGCGCGCTGCTCAGCGGCTTTATCCAGCATAAGTTTGGTGGCCCGTGGTTTGGCGGCCTCTCCGGCGTGGTCTACGCCCTGATGGGCTATGTCTGGCTGCGCGGCGAGCGCGATCCCGCGAGCGGCATCTATTTGCAGCGCGGTTTAATGACCTTCGCATTAATCTGGATTATTGCCGGATGGTTTGATCTGTTTGGCATGGCGATTGCCAACGGCGCACACGTGGCCGGACTGGCGGTCGGGCTGGCGATGGCGTTTGCCGATACGCTAAATGCGCGAAAACGAACATAATTCTGGCAGGGAACTCTGATGAAACAAACACAACGTCATGATGCCATTATCGATCTGGTGAAAAAGCAGGGATACGTCAGCACGGAGGAGCTGGTGGAGCAGTTTGCCGTCAGCCCACAGACCATTCGTCGGGATCTCAACGACCTGGCCGATCAGAACCGCATCCTGCGCCACCACGGTGGCGCGGCGCTGCCGTCCAGTTCGGTGAACACCCCCTGGCACGACCGCAAAGCGACGCAGACGTCTGAGAAGGAGCGCATCGCCCGTAAGGTGGCGAGCCAGATCCCGAACGGCGCGACGCTGTTTATCGACATCGGCACCACGCCGGAAGCGGTGGCCCACGCCCTGCTGAACCATGAGAACCTGCGGGTCGTCACTAACAACCTCAACGTCGCCACCACCCTGATGCAAAAAGAGGACTTCCGTATCATCCTCGCGGGGGGTGAGCTGCGCAGCCGTGACGGCGGGATTATTGGTGAAGCGACCCTCGACTTTATCTCCCAATTCCGCCTCGACTTCGGCATCCTCGGCATCAGCGGCATCGATACCGACGGCTCGCTGCTGGAGTTTGACTACCATGAAGTGCGCACCAAGCGGGCGATCATTGAGAACTCGCGCCACGTGATGCTGGTAGTGGATCACTCGAAGTTTGGCCGTAACGCGATGGTCAATATGGGCAGCATCAGCATGGTGAACGCGGTCTATACCGACGTGATGCCGCCTGAAGGGGTGCTGAAAGTGATTCGGGATAATAAGTTGCAGTTAGAGCTGTGCTGAATTCATGTCGGGTGGCGCTGCGCTTACCCGACCTACAAAACCGTAGGCCCGTGCAAGCGTAGCGCCGCCGGGCAATGAATTACACCCCGTACCCCATCATCTTCAACAGCTGCTGCGCATGCAGCACCGCATCCTGGCGGTGGGCGACGCCCAGCTTCTGATACAGATTCCGGATATGCGTTTTGATGGTGGTGGCCGCCACGGCCAGCTCACCGGCGATCTGCTCGTTGCTGTAACCTGAGTAGATCAGCCCCAGCACCTGCCACTCACGCTGGGTCAGCGGGCTGGTGCGGATCAGCTCCGGGACTTCCGGATGGGTCAGCAGACGCTCCACGAAGGTCTCATCGAAATGGGCGAATTTGTGGCGGTGATGCTGGTTAATCTCCCGCAGGATGCGCTGGGCGCGGTGCTGGTCCAGCTCCGGCAGGGTATTAAGCTGAATGAGCTGGCGCAGCTGCTGCGCCATAGTCTCGCCTTCAATCACAAAGTGGCTGATAAACCCGGTGCGGTTCGCCAGCTGCAAGGCTTCCAGCAGCACGCGCTGGGCATCGTTTTTGCGTCCGGCCTGCCAGTAGAGCTGGTTCTGCAGCAGCAGGTTGCGGTTCAGATCGCTCATCAGACGCAGGCTGCGGGCGTTTTCGTTTAACTCTTCCAGCACCATCTCCGCCGGTTCGAATTCGCCTAACAGGATCTGCGCCCGGGCAATGTTGCGCCACTGGCTCTGCAGGAAGTGGTTATTGGCAAACTCCGGCTTCGGCGTCTGGCGCAGCCAGTTGGCCGCCGATTTCTTGTTGCCGGTCATCTGCCAGTAAATTACCCGGACCTTATCGGCGTTGGACACCCAGTCGCTGTGATACTGACCGTTGCCGAGCAGGTTCTCCAGACGGTTAAGGTGGTTACGGGCGTTATCCAGATCGCCGCGCGCCAGCGAGCACTGAACCAGCAGGCCCAGACACTGCAGCTGCTGCTGCGGCTGATAGGTGGAGAGCACGTCGACCCCATGACGGGCGGTGCTTTCGGCTTCGTCCAGGCGGGACCAGGCCCACAGCAGCTGAGCGCGAATGCGCAGCAGGAACTCGTGCATCGGCAGCTGTTCCAGGTGCTGATCTCGGATCAGGGTGAAGGCTTTCTCCTGGGTCTCCCAGGCGGCCTGCAGGAAGCCCTGAGCAAACAAAATTTCGCTCTGCTGGATCAGACTCCACAGGGCGTAGTGCCAGACGTCATGACGGCGCGCCATCTGCTCGGTTTGCTGCATCAGCGACAGGGAGCGGGTAAGGTCGCCCTTACAGTGCAGCACTTCCCCGTGCACCGAGGTGGCGACGATGCGGCTGTAGAAGTTCGCCAGCGGCAGCTCCTCCAGCGCCCCCAGCGCCAGGCGCTGAGCCTCATCCGGGTTACCGTCGTTAATGGCTACCTGCGCGCGCAGGGCGTTGAATTCGCCGTACAGGGCCGCGTCCATCTCGCCTTTCATCTCCTGCTCGGCGCGGGCCAGCAGGGTATTCACTTCGCTGTAGCGGTGCTGGCTCTGCATCAGCCAGGCCTGCAGCAGCACCAGACGCGGGTTCTCCAGCAGGCTCTCCCACGGCAGCGCTTTTAATGACTCCTCCAGCAGGGCCAGCTCGCTGTGGTTAAACAGGCTCCAGGCGTGGTTGAGCAGAATATCGCGCAGCATATGGGCATCCCCCGCCGCCAGGGCGTGGTGAATGGCCTCGCTCGGGAAGCCCTGGGCCATCCAGCTCTCGGCGGCGGCGCGGTGGACTTCCGGTAATTCGGTTGCCAGCTCCCACTGGCAGCGCTGGCGCAGGAAGCTGCCAAACAGCGGGTGGTAGCTGAACCACTCCCCGGAGTCGTCCATGCGCTGCAGGAACAACCCCTGACGTTCGATCTCTTCCAGACGCATCTGGCCGTTGTCTTCGCCGGTGACGCGCACAATCAGCGCATCGTTCATCGAGCGCAGCAGGGAGCTTTTCAGCAGGAACTGACGGGTGGATTGATCGACGCTGTCGAGCACCTCATCCACCAGGTAATCGGAGAGATGGCTGGCATTGATCCCCGACAGACGACGGGCGGACTGCTGCGTCGAACTGTTGTTATGCCGGGCCGACAGGGCAATCAGCTGCAGGGCGGTTGCCCAGCCTGCCACGTCGTCACACAGGCGGCTGCTCTCAGCCACCTCGATAGGGGATTTCAGGCGGCAGTCAAAGAACTGCTTCGCTTCCTGATGGGTAAAGGAGAGCTGCTGGCTGCCGATTTCCAGCAGCTGGTCGCGCACGCGCAGGTTGGCAATGCCCAACTGCGGCAGGTTACGCGACAGGATCACCAGGGTCAGGTTTTCTGGCTGGTGGCGCAGGAAAAAGCGCATCGACTCGTGAATAACCGGGTTGGTGATCAGGTGGTAGTCATCAATAACCAGATAGAGCGGGCGATGCCATTCGGCCAGCTCGATAAACAGTTGCGAAAACAGGGAAGAGAGGCTGGCGTACTGGCGCTTCTGCACCATCACTTCGCTGGTCACACAGTGGCCGTTGGTCGCCTGCTGAATGGCAGCGATCAGATAGCTGGCAAAACGCTCCTGCTGGTTGTCGCCCTCATCGAGGGAGTACCAGCCAAGATCGGTCTTGCCGGAAGCCCACTGTGAAATGAGCGTCGTTTTGCCGTAGCCTGCAGGGCTCGTTACCAGCGCCAGTCGGAAATTGTTCGCGCCGGAAAGTTTCGCCAGCAAGCGTTCGCGGACCACAGTATGGTCAAGACGAACCGGGCGACTTAATTTAGACGGAATCAACATAGTTTTCACTTCACTGTGTGGAAATCGAGATTTTTGATTTTTTTTGCGCTTCGTAATTAATGCATATAAGGTCGGTCAGAAACCCTTTTATTGCAAGTTATGTCCGGGTTTTATGTCCCTTAATTTGCACTCTGTCACAAAAATATATCGACGGGGGAGGGAACTTTCCCGATGGGCCTCGAAAGCGCATGGATACTGGCGTGGCGTGTTTTCGGGAGGTTAAGCATAAAAAGGAATATAGAAGCCGAAAGGCGGTGAAAAGTTAATAGCGTGGCGGGATGGTCACTCACCTGAAATAACATACTGCGATGCAGTAAATTCTGAACAATATTACGTCGGGTAAGTAATTATTTCTGTGTGCCTCTATTTCAGGCGAAACCGCATTTCATTTTTTTGATTCCCTTCCCGGAAATCGTGGCCTGAATGCCCCACACTTTCGCCGCAGAAAGTGGCCGCGATCACACTTTAGTGCTCATCCCCGCTACTCCTCCCTGTCTAATCCCCGGCAGGAGGAGGAAGAGGCATGAGGAGCCAGGCACACTAGCACCAACGCCTCATTTTCTCTCTACAGGATGCAGATTCCCTATGTCACAGCCTACTTTCAACAAAGCTCAATTCCAGGCTGCCCTGACGCGTCAGTGGCAGCGTTTTGGTTTACATGCCGCCGAAGACATGACCTCCCGCCAGTGGTGGCAGGCCGTCAGCGGAGCGCTTGCCGAGCTGCTGAGCGCTCAACCCGCGGTGAAGCCCGTCAAAGGCCAGCGCCACGTTAACTACATCTCCATGGAGTTCCTGATTGGCCGTCTGACCGGCAACAACCTGCTGAACCTCGGCTGGTATCAGGAGGTCAGCGATGTGCTGAGCACGCACAACATCCACCTGACCGACCTGCTGGAAGAGGAGATCGATCCGGCGCTGGGCAACGGCGGTCTGGGTCGTCTGGCGGCCTGCTTCCTCGACTCGATGGCGACGGTAGGCCAGTCGGCGACCGGCTACGGTCTGAACTATCAGTACGGCCTGTTCCGTCAGTCCTTTGCCGACGGCCAGCAGATGGAAGCCCCGGACGACTGGCATCGCGGCAGCTACCCGTGGTTCCGCCACAACGAAGCGCTGGACGTGCAGGTCGGCATTGGCGGTAAAGTGACCAAAGCGGGCCAGTGGGAGCCGGGCTTTACCATTACCGGCCAGGCCTGGGATCTGCCGGTGCTGGGCTACCGTAACGGCGTGGCACAGCCGCTGCGCCTGTGGCAGGCGACCCATGCGCATCCGTTCAACCTGACCAAATTCAACGACGGCGATTTCCTGCGTGCTGAGCAGCAGGGCATCGACGCCGACAAGTTGACCAAAGTCCTCTACCCGAACGATAACCATCTGGCGGGCAAGAAGCTGCGCCTGATGCAGCAGTACTTCCAGTGCGCCTGTTCCGTGGCCGACATTCTGCGTCGCCATCATCTGGCGGGCCGCAAGCTGGCCGAGCTGGCGGATTACGAAGTGATCCAGCTCAACGACACCCACCCGACCATCGCCATCCCGGAACTGCTGCGCGTGCTGATCGACGAGCACCAGATGAGCTGGGACGATGCCTGGGCGATCACCAGCAAAACCTTCGCCTACACCAACCACACCCTGATGCCAGAGGCGCTGGAGTGCTGGGACGAGAAGCTGATTAAAACCCTGCTGCCGCGCCATATGCAGATCATCAACGAGATCAACAACCGCTTCAAAAAGCTGGTTGATAAAACCTGGCCGGGCGATAAAGCGGTATGGGCGAAGCTGGCAGTAGTGTTCGACAAGCAGGTTCGCATGGCTAACCTGTGCGTGGTGAGCGGCTTTGCGGTGAACGGCGTGGCCGCGCTGCACTCCGACCTGGTGGTGAAAGATCTGTTCCCGGAATATCACCAGCTGTGGCCGAACAAGTTCCACAACGTCACCAACGGCATCACGCCGCGTCGCTGGATCAAACAGTGCAACCCGAAACTGGCCGCGCTGCTGGATTCCTCGCTGGAGAAAGAGTGGGCCAACGATCTCGACCAGCTGATCAACCTGGAAAAGTATGCCGACGATGCGGCGTTCCGCGAGACGTACCGCACCATCAAGCAGGACAACAAGGTGCGCCTGGCGGCGTTTGTCAAAACCCGCACCGGGATTGAAATTAACCCGAACGCGATCTTTGATATCCAGATTAAACGTCTGCACGAGTACAAGCGTCAGCACCTGAACCTGCTGCACATTCTGGCCCTGTACAAGGAGATCCGCGAGAACCCGCAGGCCGACCGCGTACCGCGCGTGTTCCTGTTTGGTGCGAAAGCGGCCCCGGGATATTACCTGGCAAAAAACATCATCTTCGCTATCAATAAAGTGGCCGACGCGGTGAACAACGATCCGCTCGTGGGCGACAAGCTGAAAGTGGTCTTCCTGCCGGATTACTGCGTCTCGGCGGCGGAGCTGCTGATCCCGGCGGCGGACGTCTCTGAGCAGATTTCTACTGCGGGCAAAGAGGCCTCCGGCACCGGTAACATGAAGCTGGCCCTGAACGGCGCGCTGACCGTCGGAACGCTGGACGGTGCCAACGTTGAGATTGCCGAGCAGGTGGGCGACGAGAACATCTTTATCTTCGGCCATACTGTGGAAGAAGTGAAAGCCATCAAAACCAAAGGTTACGACCCGGTGAAATGGCGTAAAAAAGACAAACTGCTGGATGCGGTGCTGAAGGAGCTGGAGAGCGGCAAATATAGCGACGGCGACAAACATGCGTTCGACCAGATGCTGCACAGCATCGGCAAACAGGGCGGCGATCCGTACCTGCTGATGGCCGATTTTGCCGGCTACGTTGAGGCGCAAAAACAGGTCGATGTCCTGTATCGCGACCAGGAAGCCTGGACCCGGGCGTGCATTCTGAACACCGCGCGTTGCGGCATGTTCAGCTCTGACCGTTCAATCCGCGACTACCAGGCCCGTATCTGGCAGGCAAAACGCTAAGGAAGCGCGATGGAAAGTAAACGTCTCGATAATGCCGCCCTGGCGGCGGGGATCAGCCCCAGCTATATCAATGCTCATGGTAAACCGCAGTCTATTGGTGCTGAGACCAAGAGGCGTTTGCTGGATGCCATGCACAAAGCCAAACCCGTCGCGAAAGCGGCGGTCACCGCCGTCCCGAACGTGATGGTCTATACCGCGGGCAAAAAGATGCCCCTGATGATTGAAGGCAGCGGCGACTTTAGCTGGCTGCTGACCACCGAAGAGGGGCATCAGCACAAGGGCCACGCCACGGGCGGCAAAAATCTCAACCTGCCGGCAAAACTGCCGGAGGGTTATCACACCCTGACGCTGACGCAGGATGCTCATCGCTGGCACTGCCGGGTGATCGTCGCGCCAAAACGCTGCTACGAGCCGCAGGCGCTGAAAGAGGGCAAGAAGCTGTGGGGTGCCTGCGTGCAGCTCTACACGCTGCGCTCCGAGGTGAACTGGGGCATTGGCGACTTCGGCGATCTGCAGAAGATGCTGGCCGACGTCGGCAAGCGCGGCGGGGCCTTTATCGGCCTCAACCCGATCCATGCCCTCTATCCGGCGAACCCGGAGAGCGCCAGCCCATACAGCCCGTCCTCCCGCCGCTGGCTGAACGTGATTTACATTGACGTCAACGCCGTGGAGGATTTCCGCAACAGCGAGGAGGCGCAGGCCTGGTGGAAGATGGATACCACCCAACAGGCGCTGCAACGCGCCCGCGACGCCGAGTGGGTTGATTATGCCAGCGTCACCGCGCTGAAGATGGCCGCACTGCGCATGGCGTGGAAAGGCTTTGCCCGGCGTGACGACGAACAGATGGCAGAGTTCCGGGCGTTTGTTGCCCGGGAAGGGGAGAGCCTCTACTGGCAGGCAGCGTTTGACGCCCTGCACGCGTATCAGGTGAAAGAGGACGAAATGCGCTGGGGCTGGCCGGTGTGGCCTGAGCAGTATCAGTCCGTTGACTCCCCGGCGGTGAAAGCGTTTTGCGAAACGCATACCGATGAGGTCGATTTCTACCTCTGGCTGCAGTGGCTGGCCTACAGCCAGTTTGCCGCCTGCTGGCAGGAGAGCCAGGGCTACGGCATGCCGATCGGCCTGTACCGTGACCTGGCGGTGGGCGTCGCCGAAGGTGGAGCAGAAACCTGGTGCGATCGCGAGCTCTACTGCCTGAAAGCCTCCGTCGGCGCGCCACCGGATATCCTGGGCCCGCTGGGTCAGAACTGGGGCCTGCCGCCGATGGATCCGCACGTCATCGCGGCCCGTGCCTATGAGCCCTTTATCGAGCTGCTGCGCGCTAACATGCAGAACTGCGGCGCGCTGCGTATCGACCACGTGATGTCGGTCCTGCGCCTGTGGTGGATCCCGTACGGTGAAACCGCCGACCACGGGGCCTACGTGCATTATCCGGTCGACGATCTGCTCTCCATCCTTGCGCTGGAGAGTAAGCGCCATAACTGCATGGTGATCGGGGAAGATCTCGGCACCGTCCCGGTGGAAATCGTCAGCAAGCTGCGTGACAGCGGCGTTTACTCCTACAAAGTGCTCTATTTTGAAAACGACCTTGAGAAGAACTTCCGCGCGCCGGAGGCGTATCCAGAACAATCAATGGCAGTCGCGACGACGCATGACCTTCCTACGCTTCGTGGCTGGTGGGACAGCGGCGACCTTACCCTGGGCAAAACGCTGGGCCTCTACCCTGACGAAGTGATGCTGCGCGGCCTGTATCAGGATCGTGAGCTGTCGAAGCAGGGGCTGCTGGATGCATTGCACGCGCACGGCTGCCTGCCGAAGCGTACCGGGCACAAGGCATCGTTGATGTCGATGACCCCGACGCTTAACCGCGGGTTACAGCGCTACATTGCCGACAGCAACAGCGCCCTGCTGGGCCTGCAGCCGGAAGACTGGATTGATATGGCGGAGCCGGTGAACATTCCGGGCACCAGCTATCAGTACAAAAACTGGCGTCGCAAGCTGTCTACCTCTCTTGAGGCGATGTTTGCCGATGACGGGGTGAACAAGCTGATTAAAGATCTGGATAAGCGGCGAAAAGCGGCTGCGAAGAAGTGATAAAAAAACCCGCCTGATGGCGGGTTTTTTATTGACCTTGTAGGCCGGGTAAGGCGTAGCCGCCACCCGGCAACGGTCACATCAAACCACCGTACCCAACAGCAGGCACCCAATCAGCCCGCACACGGAGATGATGGTTTCCAGCATCGACCAGGACCGGATGGTCTCGCCGATGGTCAGGTTGAAGTACTCCTTGAACAGCCAGAAGCCCGGGTCGTTAACGTGAGAGAAGATCACGCTACCGGAACCGACCGCGATAACCATCAGCTCAGGGCTGACGCCGGTGGTAGCAATCAGAGGGGCAACGATACCGCCCGCAGTGATAGCTGCAACGGTTGCCGAACCCAGCGCGATACGCAGAACCGCCGCGATAGACCATGCCATCAGGATAGGGGAGATGTTGGTTTCATGCATCATGGAGGCGATGTACTTGTCCACGCCGCTATCAACCAGAACCTGTTTGAACGCACCGCCACCGCCGATAATCAGCAGCATCATGGCGATGATTTTGATGGACGAGCCCAGGGTATCGTTAATCTGATCCATGGAACGACCACGGTTCAGACCGAAGGTGAACATGGCAATCAGGACCGCAATCAGCGTCGCCATCACCGGGTCACCGAGGAACTCCGCCACGCCGAGAACCGGATGGCCTTTCGGCAGGATCATTTCACAGACAGCACGCAGAGCCATCAGCACCACCGGAACCAGGGAGGTCCAGACGCTGACGGCAAAGCTTGGCATTTCTGCTTCAGTAAAGGTTTTCGCGTTGTACAGACCTTCCGGGATCGGCTTGTCGATGCCTTTCAGGGTGCGGGCAAATACCGGGCCAGCCAGAATGACGGTTGGGATCGCCAGGATGGTACCGAACAGCAGGGTTTTACCCATGTCCGCATGGAAGATGGTGGCGATAGCGGTCGGGCCCGGGTGCGGCGGCAGGAAGCCGTGGGTCACGGACAGCGCCGCAGCCATTGGCACACCGACATACAGCAGCGGGATGCTGGCAGAGGCAGCGATGGTGAACACCAGCGGCAGCATCAGCACGAAGCCCACTTCGTAGAACAGCGCAAAACCGACGGTGAAGCCGGTTAAGACCACGGCCCACTGAATGTTGTTTTTGCCGAATTTTGCAATCAGCGTGGTCGCGATGCGCTGTGCGCCACCGCAGTCAGCCAGCATTTTGCCGAGCATAGCGCCGAAGCCCATGATCAGCGCGAGGCTACCGAGCGTACCGCCGACACCGGCTTTAATGGAGCTGATAACTTTTACCAGCGGCATCCCTTGCATCAGGCCGACAGCAAGGGCCACCAGTACAAGGGCAATGAAGCCGTTCATTTTGAAACGGATCATCAGGAGCAGTAACAGGACTACACCGATAGCGACGATGACTAATGGCATGATTATCTGGCCTTTAAAATTGTTATGGGTAACGTCATTGTTTCAACGACATATTAATGTTGCCCCAACTGGGAACAGCGAACTTCCTGGCACAAAGACAGGCTGCCTTCTAAATCATTAAGCTTAGTCGGTCGGCGTAAGGTGTTTAAGTGCCCACGAGAATGATACGGGTAACATGGGCGGATTGAGAATCACCCTGGCGGCCAAAATGTGAATTCTGAGACGCAGGTCATGTTATAAGGCAGGGGAAAAAAGGGGGGATTAGCCCGGTAAGCGTAGCGCCACCGGGCAAACAGACGGGCAATCAGTAGTAGGAGTGTTCGCCACGCTGGTGTTCGGTGAGGTCGCGCACGCCTTTCAGCTCAGGGAACTCGTTCAGCAGCTGCTTCTCGATCCCCTCTTTCAGGGTCACGTCGACCATGGAGCAGCCGTTACAGCCGCCGCCAAACTGCAGAATGGCCAGACCGTCTTCGGTGATCTCCATCAGGGTGACGCGACCACCGTGGCCGGCCAGCTGTGGGTTGATCTGGGACTGCAGCAGGTACTCAACGCGCTCCATCAGCGGGGCGTCGTCGGTCACTTTGCGCATTTTAGCGTTCGGTGCTTTCAGGGTTAACTGGGAACCCAGCTGGTCGGTCACAAAATCAATTTCCGCATCTTCCAGATACGGGGAGCTCAGCTCATCGACATAGGCAGTGAGTTGCTCAAATTTCAGGGCAGTGTCAGTTGCTTCCACAGCATCCGGTGGGCAATAAGAGACGCCGCATTCTGCATTCGGGGTGCCCGGGTTGATCACGAACACGCGGATCTGGGTCCCTTCTTCCTGATTTGCCAGCAGTTTGGCAAAGTGCGCTTGTGCAGCATCGGAAATACGGATCATAGCATTGGCCTAATAGTTGACTAAAATACCTGGGTATAATACGCCCAACCTGAGGGCGCTACAAGGTTCGACACAGACACCATACCTGAACCGACGCCGCGCCGCTTCGCAAAAGCAGGCGGGAGAGCTCCGCGACGGTAGCGCCTGTTGTCACGACATCATCCACCACTGCGATATGGCGTCCGGCGACCGGTAATTCAAGCGCAAAAGCGTGCTGGAGGTTACGTTTACGCAGTCTGGCGCTGAGCTGATGTTGGACCGGGGTGGCGCGGATCCGGCGAATGGCCTCGGGAACATAGCGGCAGTTTAGCCAGCGGGCCAGCGGACGACAGAGCAGGTCGCTCTGGTTAAACCCGCGCCGCCAGTGACGCCGGGACCACAGCGGCACGCACACCAGCATATCCACACCCGGTAAGCCCCGGCTGCGCCTGGCGCGCAGGAGCGCCAGCAGTAACAGCCTGGCCAGCGGTTTTGCCAGCTGGCTGCGGCGGGAAAACTTCAGCTGATGCACCAGCTGGCTCAGCGGCGGCGTATAGCCGCTCACCGCCACCAGCGCCTGCCACGGCGGCGGTCTGCGCAGACAGCGCCCGCAGGGCAGGTGAGGGTGGATGGCCGGTAAGCCGCAGCGGGGACAAACGCCGCCACGCTCCGCCAGCCCCTTTTCGCACACCGAACAGACGCCCCAGTGGCTGAGCGTAAGCGGCATCCGGCATAGCCAGCACAAGCCGGGCACTGTTAGCATAGACAACCTCCTTGTGAAAAAAGAGAACAGTAATCGATGAACAACCTTTGGTGGCAGACCGTCGGGACAGGAAATTGTCATCTTGTGCTGCTGCACGGATGGGGGCTGAATGCCGAAGTCTGGCGTTGCATTAGCGAGGAACTCTCCTCGCAATTCACGCTGCACCTGGTGGATCTGCCGGGGTTTGGCCGCAGCCGTGATTTCGGTGCCATGCCGCTGGCCGACATGGCGGAGCAGGTGCTGGCTCAGGCCCCGGATAAGGCGATCTGGCTGGGCTGGAGCCTTGGTGGGCTGGTGGCGAGCCAGATTGCCCTGACCCATCCTGAGCGCGTGCAGGCTCTGGTGACCGTGGCATCCTCCCCCTGTTTTAGCGCCCGGG includes:
- the malQ gene encoding 4-alpha-glucanotransferase — protein: MESKRLDNAALAAGISPSYINAHGKPQSIGAETKRRLLDAMHKAKPVAKAAVTAVPNVMVYTAGKKMPLMIEGSGDFSWLLTTEEGHQHKGHATGGKNLNLPAKLPEGYHTLTLTQDAHRWHCRVIVAPKRCYEPQALKEGKKLWGACVQLYTLRSEVNWGIGDFGDLQKMLADVGKRGGAFIGLNPIHALYPANPESASPYSPSSRRWLNVIYIDVNAVEDFRNSEEAQAWWKMDTTQQALQRARDAEWVDYASVTALKMAALRMAWKGFARRDDEQMAEFRAFVAREGESLYWQAAFDALHAYQVKEDEMRWGWPVWPEQYQSVDSPAVKAFCETHTDEVDFYLWLQWLAYSQFAACWQESQGYGMPIGLYRDLAVGVAEGGAETWCDRELYCLKASVGAPPDILGPLGQNWGLPPMDPHVIAARAYEPFIELLRANMQNCGALRIDHVMSVLRLWWIPYGETADHGAYVHYPVDDLLSILALESKRHNCMVIGEDLGTVPVEIVSKLRDSGVYSYKVLYFENDLEKNFRAPEAYPEQSMAVATTHDLPTLRGWWDSGDLTLGKTLGLYPDEVMLRGLYQDRELSKQGLLDALHAHGCLPKRTGHKASLMSMTPTLNRGLQRYIADSNSALLGLQPEDWIDMAEPVNIPGTSYQYKNWRRKLSTSLEAMFADDGVNKLIKDLDKRRKAAAKK
- the gntT gene encoding gluconate transporter, with protein sequence MPLVIVAIGVVLLLLLMIRFKMNGFIALVLVALAVGLMQGMPLVKVISSIKAGVGGTLGSLALIMGFGAMLGKMLADCGGAQRIATTLIAKFGKNNIQWAVVLTGFTVGFALFYEVGFVLMLPLVFTIAASASIPLLYVGVPMAAALSVTHGFLPPHPGPTAIATIFHADMGKTLLFGTILAIPTVILAGPVFARTLKGIDKPIPEGLYNAKTFTEAEMPSFAVSVWTSLVPVVLMALRAVCEMILPKGHPVLGVAEFLGDPVMATLIAVLIAMFTFGLNRGRSMDQINDTLGSSIKIIAMMLLIIGGGGAFKQVLVDSGVDKYIASMMHETNISPILMAWSIAAVLRIALGSATVAAITAGGIVAPLIATTGVSPELMVIAVGSGSVIFSHVNDPGFWLFKEYFNLTIGETIRSWSMLETIISVCGLIGCLLLGTVV
- the gntX gene encoding DNA utilization protein GntX gives rise to the protein MLTVPGLCWLCRMPLTLSHWGVCSVCEKGLAERGGVCPRCGLPAIHPHLPCGRCLRRPPPWQALVAVSGYTPPLSQLVHQLKFSRRSQLAKPLARLLLLALLRARRSRGLPGVDMLVCVPLWSRRHWRRGFNQSDLLCRPLARWLNCRYVPEAIRRIRATPVQHQLSARLRKRNLQHAFALELPVAGRHIAVVDDVVTTGATVAELSRLLLRSGAASVQVWCLCRTL
- the nfuA gene encoding Fe-S biogenesis protein NfuA translates to MIRISDAAQAHFAKLLANQEEGTQIRVFVINPGTPNAECGVSYCPPDAVEATDTALKFEQLTAYVDELSSPYLEDAEIDFVTDQLGSQLTLKAPNAKMRKVTDDAPLMERVEYLLQSQINPQLAGHGGRVTLMEITEDGLAILQFGGGCNGCSMVDVTLKEGIEKQLLNEFPELKGVRDLTEHQRGEHSYY